A stretch of DNA from Yoonia sp. BS5-3:
GCCAAGCGGCCGCCAGAAAACTCGGCCACCGGACCGTCTGCGCCACTTGCGATTGTAGCTTTGATCTGGTTCATCGGCGGCGCACCAAGGAAGCCAGCAACAAACGCGTTGGCCGGGTTCAGGAACAGTTCCATCGGCGTGCCGATCTGTTCAATGCGCCCGTCATTCATCACTACGATCCGGTCGGCCAAGGTCATCGCCTCAACCTGGTCATGGGTCACATAGATGCTGGTCGCGCCAAGCCGTTTATGTAGTCTTTTGATCTCTGCACGCATTTGAGTACGCAGTTTCGCGTCCAAATTTGACAGCGGCTCATCAAATAGAAATACTTTTGGACGCCGAACAATGGCGCGGCCCATCGCAACCCGCTGGCGCTGACCGCCGGACAAATCTGCGGGACGACGCTCCATGTAGTCGGTCAGACCAAGGATGTTACCAACTTCTTCGATGGAGGATGCGATTGTATCAGCGCCCTCTTTGCGAATCCGCAGACCAAAGGCGATGTTATCGGCGACGTTGAGGTGTGGATAAAGCGCATAGTTCTGAAACACCATCGCAACATCACGGTCTTTCGGAGCGACGCGGTTCATCACGCGCCCATCGATGGTCAGTTGACCGTCCGAAATTTCTTCCAGCCCGGCGATCATTCGCAGGGTCGTGGATTTGCCGCAGCCCGAAGGCCCGACCAATACGACGAATTCTTTTTCTTCGACCTTAAGATCGATTCCATGAACGACTTGCAACGCCCCATAGGCCTTGACGATGCTTTCCAACTCTACGCCAGACATGGTTCCTCCCCTGATGCGCTTTTGCGCGGTCCCACTATTTTCATGCCCGACCGTTTGAGATTCGCCGGATTTCCAGCTGGTATACCAGTGGGCTAACTAGAATACTAGTATTGATTTAATCCTAGTAATCGTTTCAAATAGGTCGAACAATACAAAGGGTTAATAAGATGATCGCGGACATTCACACGGTAAAGGTTGCAGTGTCTGCTATGTCGAAATCCCATGACGTGCATTATTGCTGCGGCAATGCCGCAAAGCGGGGTGATGTGCCGTTGTTGCCCGTCAAAAACTGGAATTTTTCAGTAAGAGCGACTATTTACCCGCAACTACGGAGAAGAAGACATGCCTAACATGACCCAGACGCGGGACCGTCGTACAAGCGTGGATGTTGTATTTGACCACCTGTATGATGAAATCTCATCGTTGAAATTATTGCCTGGCGACAAGATTTCAGAGGCGGATATTGCCGCGCAATTTGGTGTGTCGCGTCAGCCGGTCCGCGATGCGTTCAGCCGCCTTGAAAACCTTGATCTTCTGCTGATCCGCCCGCAACGCGCGACCGAGGTAAAACGCTTTTCATCCCGCGAAATCACCAAATCCCGCTTTGTGCGGGCCGCTGTCGAATCTGAGGTCCTGCGCCGCGCCGCCAAAGAATGCGACCCGATCGGTGCCGCCCAATTGGATGCCGCGCTCACGCTGCAAGCTGCGACAGTGGCTGCTGGCGACTATGATAAATTCGGCGCGCAGGACTATGCATTTCACCAGACCCTTTGTGAGATTGCCAAGGCAGAATTTGCCTTTGAGGTGATCCAACAGGAAAAAGCGCGTGTTGATCGTCTGTGTGTTTTGAGCCTGTCAAAAGAAAACCGCATGACCCAATTGTTGAAAGATCATGAAACGATTGCGGCACGTGTGAAAGAGCATGATGCAGAGGGTGCTGTCGCCGCCGGTATGCAGCATTTGTCGCGTTTGGATGACACAATCACGGCGATCTCAAACGCTAACGAGGATTATTTCGACCCTTAGGATCAGTCGTCAAGCACCTGTGAATTTTTCCAATCCCCTTTGAGAAGGCGCAGATGGAAGGGCGGAAATTTGAACAGCTCTTCCACAAGCACGAGCGCAAAAACCCAAGCGACGTGCAGGTCAAGATAGAGAACGAAAAACGCGGTCAACGGGACTTTGCACAGCCATTGCCCGGCGATGAAGATGTTCATGACCCGGACTGTGTCACCCGATGCCCGCAAGGTCTGCCCGCAAATCGCGTTTGATCCTTTGGGAAAGGGCAGGATCAGCAGGATCGGTAGAAACGTGAACAACGCGGCAACCGTTTCAGGCTGCAGATTGTCATAAATCCGCTCTGACATCAGGCAGATCGCCAGATAGGACAGTGCGACTAATCCGGCTGCCACAAACGCCCCGCGCCATGCCCGCGATAAGAACGCATCCAGTGCAGGCTCTGCTGTGCCTTTTCCCAAAAGCTGCGCCATGGCGATCCCCGTGGCTTGCGCCCAGGCCATACCAAAGGTTCCCGCCGTTTGTACCCAGGGCAGGATCAACGCCAGCGCCGCAAACTCAAAGACGCTCATCTTGGCATAGATCAACATGCAGACTTGGTTGCCGAAGGTCACGCTAATGAAGGTGCCTGCAATGGGCACTGAAAAGACCCAATGGCGGCGCAGTGCCGCGCCAAATGTCGGCTTTGACCAGCCGGTGGCCTGCAGAGTATGCCGATCCGTGCGCCAAAACCGAGCGGCCAGAAAAATCATCCGCGTTGCCGAGGCCGCCGCGCTGCCCCATGCCGCACCGACCAGTCCAAGCTCTGGGAAACCATAAAGCCCGTAGATCAGCGCGATGCTGAGCCCAATATTGATCGGGACGGCGATGAGGAAACCAAAAAAGGTGATTTTGGTGCGACCGCAGCCATTGAAGTGCCCTTCAAAGCATTGCGCAACGGCCTCAAACAATACGACCAACAAAAACACATATAGATATGACGTCCCCTGGGCTGCGATTTCCGGGGTGTGCGCGAATGTGTCGATGATCTGCGATCCGAAAAACAGCACTAGCATGATGCCGATCGCGGTGGCGGCCACATTGATCAGCAATCCACATAGAAAGCTGGTTTTCAGGGCCGTCGGCCCTGTCGCACCAAAAGCCTGCGCGATGCGGATTTGCGTTGCATTCGAAAACGCCAGCAGGACGCCCAGCAGCAGCCCAGCCACCGCGCCAGCAAGGCCCATAGCCGCCAATGCGGGTTCACCCAAGGGCGAGACAAGGTAGAAATCGATGACAATGATGCCGTGCAGCATCACGGCTTTCAGACCAAGCGGCCAAGCTAAACCAAACAACCCCCAGGATGTTGGCGTATCATGTTCATGATCGGTTTTTTGCACGGTCTCGGTCTGAGATTGACAGGTTGCTCGAAGCTCTGACACCTAGAAGCTGCAACCGCCGGGTGCAATGCTGTAAGTTAACCCGAGGTCAAAACATCAGGCAATCCGGTCCGGGTGGCAATGGCTCTGCCCCGGCTGGCAGTGTGGCTTGATAGTCAAATGAGGCAATCGAGGCGCCGCCGTCAAACGCAATGAATACTTGGTTAGAACCCGGACGGATTGCGATGCCCTCTGGGTCTTGGCCGTAAGGCAGCAGGGATGTCGTCCCGAGCAATACGCCTTCTGCATCGAATTCATACAGCGAATTGGTGCCCTCCCAATCATCCACGATGAGCAGATGGCCTGTACGCGGGTCGCGCGCGATGCCTTGCGCCTCGGTCAGCGGCGGGTTGAGATCGCGCGTATTGATTTGCCGTTGAACGGTGCCGTCAGGATTGATCCACGTCATGCGTTCGGGATCATCTTCGACCATGATAATCGTGCCGTCATCATCAATGGTCAGACCTTCGGTATCGGCAAAGCCGACGCCAGATTGAAAAGGTCCCGCGAGAGGTTCACCATTTTTGGTGACCCGCTGAAAGCCGCCAAACCCGTCAGCAACCAGCAGGTTATTTCCTTCCAGTGTCACGGCCTTGATCCGGCTCAGGTCGCTGCCAAATCGGCGTAGTTCGCCCCCTTGCAGATTTACCAGAATGATCTCTGGTCCTTCATTGGCGATCCACAAACCGCAAAATGCAGGATCATAATCCAGACTGGCCGGCCGGTTGAGATCATAGCTTGTTTGATAGGTCAGTTCGAGCGCGGCAGCAGGTGCCCCAATCAATCCCAGGAATATGATGGCCAGTCGCATTGTCATCCTCCTTGTTCATTTCAAACGTGGCGCTAACTGAGACAAAGTCAAAGGAGAATTGCATGCGTGCTTTGGTGATCGGCGCAACTGGCGGGATCGGTTCAGCGATCTGTAACGTGCTGGAGCAGGACAAGTGGAACGTCACGACGTTGTCGCGGTCTGTCGATGGTTTCGACGTTGGTAATGCTGCATCTGTTGATCGTTCGTTAGATTTGCTGACCGAACCGTTCGATTTAATCTTTGTCGCCTTGGGCATTCTGGCGCCTCTGTGGGGGGCGCCTGAAAAGAACCTTGCCGGGATCAAGGCCGATGACATGGCCCGCGTGCTGTCCGTCAATACGATTGGCCCTGCACTGATCTTGCGGCACGCGGCGCGTTTGCTGCCACGGGATCGACCTTGTGCCATCGGTATCTTGTCGGCGCGCGTCGGGTCGATCGGCGACAATAGCTTGGGTGGGTGGCACTCTTATCGGGCCTCAAAGGCGGCGCTGAACCAGATTATCCGTGGTGCCGCAATTGAATTGTCGCGCACGCATGCGCAATCGGTCTGCGCGGCCTTGCATCCCGGAACAGTCGAGACGTCCTTTACTGCCAATTACGCGGGCAGGCACCCCATGGTGCCACCGCAGGACGCGGCCAGAAACCTGTTATCCGTTCTGCATGATCTGACCCCCGCACAGTCTGGCGGCTTTTATGACTATGCCGGGCAGGAAATCGCCTGGTGAGGTTGGTGTTGGTCCTTGGTGATCAATTGTCACCAAACCTGTCGGCGTTGCGCAAGACAGACAAAGCCAAGGACATGATCGTGATGGCCGAGGTCATGGCAGAGGCGTCCTATGTGCCGCATCACCCCAAAAAGATCGCGTTTTGCCTGACAGCCATGCGCAAGTTTGCAGATCAACTGCGCCAAGACGGCTGGCAGGTTGCCTATTCGCGTTTGGACGACCCGGATAATACCGGATCAATTACGGGTGAATTGATCCGGCGCGCAGCGGAAACGAACGCCAAAGGCGTTGTTTACACCGAACCGGGCGAGTGGCGTTTGATCAACGCTTTGGCAGATATGCCTTTGCGATCCCATTGTTTGCCAGATGACCGCTTTATCGCCTCACATGCTGAGTTTGATGATTGGGCCAAAGACCGCAAACAGTTGCGGATGGAGTATTTCTACCGCGATATGCGCCGCAAGACCGGTTTGCTGATGGACGGCGACAAACCGGAAGGGGGCAAATGGAACTATGACCATGACAACCGCAAACCAGCGCCTGATCAAATCAACTACGCTGGCCCCTTGCGATTTCCCTCTGATAACGATGTCCTGGACTTGGTCGAAGCCCGCTTTGCCCAGAACTTTGGCGATCTACGCCCCTTCTGGTTCGCCACAGATGCGGCGCAGGCCCAAGAACAACTGACCCATTGGCTTGATGGCGGACTACCGGAATTCGGCGATTTCCAAGACGCCATGCTGAATGATCACCAGTTTCTTTTTCATTCGCTTATCAGCTTTTATCTGAATGCGGGTCTTCTTGATCCGTTGGATGTCTGCAAACAGGCCGAAGCTGCCTATCGCGCGGGACATGCGCCACTGAATGCGGTTGAAGGGTTCATTCGCCAAATCATCGGGTGGCGCGAATATGTCAGAGGCATCTATTTCCGCGAAGGGCCTGATTATACCCGGCGCAATGCGCTGGACCATGATCGGTCGTTGCCTGCGATGTATTGGGGCGGTGAGACCCGTATGAACTGCATGGCTAAATCCGTCGGGCAAACACAGTCTGAGGCCTATGCCCATCATATTCAGCGCCTGATGGTGACGGGCAATTTCGCGCTTTTGGCTGGAATAGATCCGGGCGAAGTGCACGCGTGGTATCTGGCCGTTTACGCAGATGCTTATGAATGGGTTGAAGCGCCGAATGTCATCGGGATGAGCCAATATGCCGATGATGGGATCATCGCATCCAAGCCTTACATCTCATCCGGTAACTACATTCACAAAATGTCGGATTACTGCGGGTCCTGCGATTACCGCGTGCAGGATAAAACAGGGCCCGATGCGTGTCCGTTTAACCTGCTATACTGGCATTTTTTGGATCGTCATCGCGACCGATTTACCGGCAACCCCAGAATGGGAAATATGTATCGGGTTTGGGATCGGATGGATGAGGCCCGCCGCACGCGTGTTCTTTCCGAAGCTGGCAAATGGCTAGCGCGGCTGGACGCAGGCGAGGTCGTTTAGAGCGCGTGCTGCAACATCACGATGGTTCAAAAGCAAAACGGTCCCGAAAAGGGACCGCTTTTAGACAAAATCTTCAATCAGACTAGTCGTCAGCCGTTTCCGAAACCAATGCCCCATCTGACCAGATGCCGGTGCTTTCCTGACCGGTCGCATAGCGCATGGTACCGTTGCCTTCACGGCGGCCGCGTACGAATGCGCCCTCATAGACATCGCCATTTGCGTATGTCGCGACACCCTCGCCGCTGATTTCACCATCCTGCCAAGATCCGACATAGCTGAAACCGTCGGGCAATGTGATTTCGCCTGCGCCATTACGCTGGCCGTTCAGGAATTCACCCACATAAAGTGTTCCGTCTGCATATGTTGCGCGGCCAAGGCCGTTGCGCTGGCCATCGGCCCACTGACCTTCGTAGACGTAGCCATCTGCATAAGTCATCTTACCCTGGCCATGGTTCTTGGCGTTCAGAAACTCGCCTTCATAAACAAGACCGTTGACATAAGTTGCCACGCCGGTTCCGTTGATGACGCCTAGCTCCCACTCGCCTTCGTAGCTCGAGCCATCGGGATAAGTGATCTTGCCGGTCCCATCGGCCAAATCGGCAGAGAATGTGCCCACATAGACTGACCCGTCTGGATAGGTCACTTCACCGCTGCCATCGATCTGCCCAGCGACCCAATCGCCGACATAGACATAACCATCGGTGCCGCGGAATGTTCCGGTCCCTTCACGGCGGTCATTGACGAAACTGCCCTCATAGGTGTCGCCATTCGCATAAGTTACGGTTCCGGTGCCTTCGCGGCGTCCTGCAATCAAATCGCCTTCGTAAACATCACCATTAGGTTGGGTCAATGTGCCAACGCCTTGGATTTGGCCGTCAACCCATGCGCCGCTGTAAACCAGACCATCCGCCATTGTCAGTGTGCCGGTGCCATCACGTTCGCCTGCTTTCAGGGTGCCTTCGTAGATAGCGCCGTCAGGATAGGTGATTGTCCCTTCGCCCTCTTTCGTACCGTTGATCCACTCACCTGCGTAGACATAGCCACCAGGGCTGGTCATGGTGCCGACACCGTGATGCATGGCATTGCGGAATTCGCCTTCGTAGACGACGCCGTTGGCATATTCGGCAATGCCTTGTCCGGTGATGTTGCCGTCAACCCATTCGCCTTCGAACGTGCCGCCATCGGCAAATGTGATTCGTCCCTGACCTTCCGGTTTGCCGGCGACAAACTCACCTTCGTAAACCGAACCATTTGGGAATTTTGCTGTGCCCTGACCGCGAATCTCGCCCTCGACCCATTCGCCAATGTACTCATATCCGTTGGGAAGACGGTAGGTGCCGGTGCCGTCCTGAAGACCATTGACGAAAGTGCCTTCATAGACACCGCCATCATCATATTGTTTGGTTTGGACCGTTTGCGCGTGGGCGCTTGTTGCAAGTCCTGCCGAAACAAGGGCAATCGCCACACCTTTTGATAATCCAAACGTCTTCATCTTCTTCTCCATCTCTTCCCACCAGTCAGCAGCTTAAGTGAGGTCTTAAAACCTGACAACTGTCAACGGCCATATTCGGTTGTTATCTGACGCAAGCGCCTTTTCCCCGCCCGGCAATCTGATACATGCATTACAAGGCATTGGGACAAAACTATGACAAAATCTTTTCGAATTACCATGGCGCAATTAAATCCAACCGTGGGAGACATCGTTGGAAATGCGGCTTTGGCGCGCGCTGCATGGGCCGAGGGCAAATCGGCGGATGCAGATCTGGTCGCATTGCCTGAAATGTTCCTGGTTGGCTATCAAACCCAAGACCTGGTGATGCGCCCTGCCTTCGTGGCAGACGCACAAGATGCGCTGGTTAAATTGGCCGAGGACTGTGCCGATGGACCTGCCCTGACAATCGGCTGCCCGGTCATTGAAGAGGGGCGTCTTTACAACGCCTACTACACGCTGCGCGGCGGAAAAATCGCAGCCCGGATGCGCAAACATTTCCTGCCCAATTTCAATGTATTTGATGAGGTGCGCCTGTTCAAAAGTGCCGATATCGCCGGGCCCTTTACATTGGGCGATGGCCCCCGGATCGGTTGCCCGATTTGTGAGGATGCCTGGTATCCTGATGTCTGCGAAGCGATGGTCGAAAGCGGTGCTGAAATCCTGGTCGTACCAAACGGATCCCCTTATTTTCGGGGCAAATTTCCTATTCGCATGAACACAATGGTTGGCCGGGTTGTCGAAAATCAAGTGCCTCTGGTCTACTTAAATCTTGTTGGTGGACAGGATGATCAGATGTTTGATGGGGGCTCATTTGTCCTGAACCGCGGGGGAAAATTAGCACTGCAAATGCCCGTATTTGAAAGCGGCTATGCGCATGTTGATTTTGACCTCACCGACAAAGGTTGGGTCGCCCGCGAAGGTGACAAGGCCACGCTGCCCGATGACCTTGCTCAGGACTATCGTGTGATGGTCGAAGCACTGCGCGACTACATGCGTAAAACCGGTTTTGGAAAGGTCCTGCTGGGCCTGTCCGGGGGGATCGATAGTGCCATCGTTGCCGCCATTGCAGTGGACGCATTAGGCGCAGAAAATGTGCGCTGCGTGATGCTGCCATCTGAGTATACAAGCCAAGGATCATTGGACGATGCGGCGGCAGCGGCGACGGCGCTGGGCTGCAAATATGACACGATCAGCATTGCCGGACCGCGCGCAGCAGTAACCGAGGCGTTGGCCCCAATGTTTGAAGGGCTTGAGGCCGATTTGACCGAGGAAAACATACAGTCCCGCATTCGGGGGCTGTTGTTGATGGCGCGGTCGAACAAGTTCGGCGAAATGTTGCTTACGACGGGGAATAAATCCGAGGTCGCGGTGGGCTATGCCACAATCTATGGCGATATGGCGGGTGGATATAACCCGATTAAGGACATGTATAAGACTCGGGTCTTTGCAGCGGCGCGTTGGCGCAATGCCAACCACGCGCCCTGGATGAAAGGCTCGGCGGGTGAGGTGATCCCGGTTGCAATTATCGACAAGCCGCCTTCGGCTGAACTGCGCCCGGATCAAAAAGACGAAGACAGTCTGCCACCCTATGACGTGCTTGATGGCATCCTCGAAATGCTTGTCGATCAGGATGCCTCGGTCGCTGACTGCGTTGCAGCGGGTTATGATCGGACGACGGTAAAACGGGTCGAGCATCTGATTTATATAAGTGAATACAAGCGGTTCCAATCCGCCCCGGGGCCGCGCCTTTCCAATCGGGCGTTCTGGCTGGATCGTCGCTATCCGATCGTCAACCGCTGGCGTGACAACAGCGGGGGGTAGTTGGTTTTGGGGATGCAGCCAGTGGGATTATGTCGATGAGCTGGCGCGATACCTATATCAAGCAATCCTTTCGCACACGTCGCGCCGCAGGCGGTTTGTTGGTTTTTATTGCATTGCCCATCACATTGATCTGGCTGCGCTTTGGCCTTCCGTTGGCGTGGGAATTTGACGATCTTCTCTTCGTGCTTGGCGGCCCGGGGCTGCTACTGACTGGCCTTTGGGCGGCATTTCCGCAGGCAAGTCCACAGATCCGCATGATCATCGGTGACGAGATCGTGAAAATATACGTCGGTCAAGCTGAGCATATTGTGAAGCTGTGTGATCTACAGCAGATCACAAAAACCCGCCCCCTGACGTCAAAGTCGGACAGGCTGGCATTTGAAACAGCCGATGGGTCTGTTGTTTTCGACGTGATCCAACTGACCCATGAGGCAGATGACATCCTGAATCTGATATCAATACGCCTGGAAGGGCAGGGGCGTCATCTACATCAGGTGCGCACGGACGTTTTGGGGGCGCCCAGTGGCATTTGGACGGTCGCGCAGGGCAACCCTTTTGAGCGTGACGCCTGATGTGCTAATCTGATCTTATGGCTGACAATAAAACGAAACCAACAGAGCAGAGCGTGGCGGATTTTATTGCCGGGGTCGAACACGCGACCCGGCGGGCAGATGCCGAGGTTTTGGAGGCGATGTTCCGCAAAATCACAGGATGGCAGCCGCGCATGTGGGGCCCCACACTGATCGGCTACGGGTCCTATCACTACACCTATGATAGCGGACGCAGTGGTGACATGCTGGCAACTGGCTTTAGCCCCCGAAAGGCAAACTTGGTGTTGTATATCATGCCGGGATATCAGGATTTCGGTGAAATGATGGACCGGCTTGGCAAGCACAAGTTGGGTAAATCATGCCTTTACATCAACAAATTGGCTGACGTGGATTTAGACGTTTTGGAAGAGATCATTCGCGCCGGGCTAAAAGATCTCGGTAAACGCTGGCCCGTTACGCCAAGTTAGAAGAGGGCCGCCCAAATGGATCGGGCGGCCCGGTAGCATCAGATTAGCTGATAGCTATGCGGGATATAGCGGAAGCCATCGTCGCGTGTTTCGACAAATCCCAAACCCGGGAACGGCATGTGATAACCGATCAATGGCACTCTGTCAGCTGCGGCCATATCCAAGACACGGCGACGGGTTGCAGCGGCCGCTGCCTTGTCCATGTCAAAGCGGACTTCCCAATCAGGATAACCCAGTGACCAGATATAGTGGTTTGCGGCATCGGCCATCAGGAACAACTGCTTGCCGCCGCTTTCCAGCATGTAGCCCATGTGCCCGGGCGTGTGCCCGAATGTGGGAACTGCGGTGATCCCAGAACGCACAGCGTCGCCTTCGCCAATGAACGCGAATTTCTCGGCCAGAGGGCGGACCTTGGCTTCGAAATTGTCGTTTTCGGCACCGGCCCAGTGGTCAAATTCAACCTGGCCAGTGACATAGGCGGCATTGGTAAAGGTTTCAGCACCATTTTCGTCGCTGAGCCCACCGATATGGTCACCATGCATGTGTGTGATGACAACATGGCTAACATCTTCGGGCGTGTAACCTGCGGCGCCAAGCGCAGCGGTGGTTCCGGCAGGGTTCAGGCCAGTATCAAACAGGATCACCTCAGAGCCGGTATTCACAACCGTTGGGGTGAAAAAGAACTGTGCCACATCGTCAGGGATGAAGTTTGCTTCACTCACGTCTGAGAAAGTTTCGGCATCGACATTCATGCCGAAGATGCTTTGCGGGTCTTCAACGCTGCGGCTGCCGACAAGCAATGTGGTGACTTTGAACTCACCCAAGGTGAAATCGCGATGTGTGGGCAGGGCGGCTGCATGGCCGTCGGCCTGCGCAAAAGTCGGTAAAGTTGCGGCCATGGGCAGGGTCGCCCCTGACAATAGCGCTTGGCGACGCGTAAGTTTCATATGCGATAACCTTTCTATGGCGTAGTAAAGTTGGGTATCGCGAAGGTAGAGCGATCTGCGGGCAAGACAATATCGATGGAATGCAAAATATCGTGATCCTATCGATTTATTGCGTCTGCGCCATTCCAAAGCGCCGCACATGGACAAATATCATCAGTCGTGACAAAGCGTGTCCTGACAGGAGATTTCTATGACAACGACTCGTTTTGCCCCCTCCCCAACTGGCTGGTTGCATATCGGCAATCTGCGTGCTGCGCTATTCAACTATGCGATAGCACGACAGCAAGGCGGGACATTCATTCTGCGGATTGATGACACCGATGCCGAACGGTCGAAGGATGAATATATCCAAGGGATCAAAGACGATCTGACATGGCTTGGCCTGACGTGGGACCGGGTTGAGCATCAATCAGCCCGTATGGACCGTTATCTGGAGGCCAAGCAGCGCCTGATCGATATGGGCCGCTTGTATGAGTGTTTTGAGACGCCAACCGAATTGGATCTTAAACGCAAGAAGCAGCTTAATATGGGCAAACCGCCGGTCTATGATCGCGCCGCATTGAACCTTTCTGAAGCTGAAAAAGACAGCCTGCGGGCCGAGCGTGGTTCGCATTGGCGTTTCAAACTCGACCATGCGCGGATCACTTGGGAAGATGGGATTATTGGCGAGATTTCGATTGATGCGGCATCGGTCAGTGATCCGGTTCTGTTCAAGAATGACGGTCAAATCCTTTATACGCTGGCATCCGTTGTAGATGATACCGAAATGGGGATCACCGATGTTGTGCGCGGTTCGGACCATGTAACCAACACTGCAACGCAAATTCAGATGATTGAGGCGCTTGGCGGCGCTGTTCCGCGTTTCGCGCATCACTCGCTGCTCACTGGCCCACAGGGCGAGGCGTTGTCAAAACGTCTTGGCACGCTCGCCCTGCGCGACTTGCGCAAAGACGGGATCGCCCCGCAGGCAATCCTGTCGCTGATGGCGCGGCTGGGGTCGTCAGATCCGGTTGAGCTGCGCGCCCATATTGATGAGGTCGTCGCAGGTTTTGACATCAGCAAATTTGGCTC
This window harbors:
- the gltX gene encoding glutamate--tRNA ligase, translating into MTTTRFAPSPTGWLHIGNLRAALFNYAIARQQGGTFILRIDDTDAERSKDEYIQGIKDDLTWLGLTWDRVEHQSARMDRYLEAKQRLIDMGRLYECFETPTELDLKRKKQLNMGKPPVYDRAALNLSEAEKDSLRAERGSHWRFKLDHARITWEDGIIGEISIDAASVSDPVLFKNDGQILYTLASVVDDTEMGITDVVRGSDHVTNTATQIQMIEALGGAVPRFAHHSLLTGPQGEALSKRLGTLALRDLRKDGIAPQAILSLMARLGSSDPVELRAHIDEVVAGFDISKFGSAPTKFDAADLGPLTARHLATLDAGEVSDTLTAAGVPEDLAAPFWNVVRDNIRSLDDVAGWWALFRDGPTPLIAAEDADFIAQAFDLLPQLPYGPDTWGAWTSAVKEATGRKGKGLFMPLRKAITGRERGPEMADVMALFQVRPTL
- a CDS encoding MBL fold metallo-hydrolase codes for the protein MKLTRRQALLSGATLPMAATLPTFAQADGHAAALPTHRDFTLGEFKVTTLLVGSRSVEDPQSIFGMNVDAETFSDVSEANFIPDDVAQFFFTPTVVNTGSEVILFDTGLNPAGTTAALGAAGYTPEDVSHVVITHMHGDHIGGLSDENGAETFTNAAYVTGQVEFDHWAGAENDNFEAKVRPLAEKFAFIGEGDAVRSGITAVPTFGHTPGHMGYMLESGGKQLFLMADAANHYIWSLGYPDWEVRFDMDKAAAAATRRRVLDMAAADRVPLIGYHMPFPGLGFVETRDDGFRYIPHSYQLI